A DNA window from Macadamia integrifolia cultivar HAES 741 chromosome 4, SCU_Mint_v3, whole genome shotgun sequence contains the following coding sequences:
- the LOC122077030 gene encoding sugar transporter ERD6-like 7: protein MATNRDRENENSEKPLIVQQKDDKELEIHSDGMWMVYLSTFVSVFGSFEFGSSVGYSAPTQFGMMEDIGLSIAEYSVFGSIINIGAMIGAITSGRIADFSGRKGAMRISSTICMVGWLAIFFAKGAILLDLGRFLTGYGIGILSYVVPVYISEIAPKSLRGALATLNQLLIVVGISVAFTVGAFVNWRILALTGIVPSLILLVGLCFIPESPRWLAKVGYQREFEASLRVLRGKNANISQEEAEIQDYIESLQQFPKVTVIDLFHKKYIRSVIVGVGLMVFQQLGGINGIVFYASQIFASAGFPPNVGNILYAVLQVVVTAIGATLIDRAGRRPLLMISASGLLAGSLLIAMSFYFKTFQYFPGAVPILAFTGVMVYIGSFSVGMGAVPWVVMSEVFPINIKGIAGSLVTLVNWLGSWVTSYTFNLLVTWSSYGTFFMYAAICALAIVFIYKVVPETKGRTLEEIQSSMNS, encoded by the exons ATGGCTACCAACCGAGACAGGGAGAATGAAAATTCAGAAAAGCCGCTCATCGTGCAGCAAAAGGATGATAAAGAGCTTGAGATCCACAGTGATGGGATGTGGATGGTTTATCTCAGCACATTTGTTTCTGTCTTTGGCTCTTTTGAATTTGGCTCATCC GTGGGATATTCAGCACCTACCCAGTTTGGTATGATGGAGGATATTGGCTTATCTATAGCTGAG TACTCAGTTTTCGGATCTATAATAAACATTGGCGCAATGATCGGTGCCATTACAAGTGGTCGTATTGCTGATTTCTCTGGTCGGAAAGGG GCAATGAGGATCTCATCTACAATATGCATGGTAGGATGGCTTGCAATCTTTTTTGCTAAG GGAGCCATATTGCTCGATCTTGGAAGATTTTTAACAGGATATGGCATTGGAATTCTTTCATATGTG GTCCCAGTATATATATCTGAAATTGCTCCTAAAAGCCTTCGGGGAGCGTTAGCAACGTTAAACCAG CTTTTGATAGTAGTTGGGATATCTGTTGCATTCACTGTGGGAGCATTTGTAAATTGGCGGATACTGGCTCTAACGG GAATTGTTCCATCTCTTATTCTACTTGTTGGCCTCTGTTTCATCCCAGAGTCCCCTAGATGGCTG GCAAAGGTTGGCTATCAGAGAGAGTTTGAAGCTTCACTCAGAGTACTTCGTGGAAAGAATGCTAATATTTCTCAAGAGGAGGCAGAAATCCAG GATTACATAGAGTCTCTTCAACAATTTCCAAAAGTCACAGTAATCGATctgtttcataaaaaatatattcgTTCAGTGATT GTTGGAGTTGGATTAATGGTGTTTCAACAACTTGGTGGAATTAATGGAATAGTTTTCTATGCAAGCCAAATTTTTGCTTCTGCAG GATTTCCTCCCAATGTTGGAAACATACTTTATGCTGTTCTTCAG GTTGTGGTGACTGCGATTGGTGCAACTTTAATTGACAGAGCCGGAAGAAGACCTCTTCTGATG ATTTCTGCATCAGGATTGCTTGCAGGCTCCTTATTGATTGCAATGTCCTTCTATTTTAAG ACCTTCCAATATTTTCCCGGCGCGGTTCCTATACTTGCATTCACTGGTGTCATG GTATACATAGGCTCCTTCTCAGTGGGCATGGGGGCAGTTCCTTGGGTTGTAATGTCAGAG GTATTCCCGATAAATATAAAAGGAATTGCTGGAAGTCTAGTGACCCTGGTGAACTGGCTTGGGTCCTGGGTGACCTCCTATACTTTCAATCTTCTTGTGACCTGGAGCTCTTATG GTACATTCTTCATGTATGCTGCCATTTGTGCTTTGGCTATTGTATTCATCTACAAGGTAGTACCAGAGACGAAGGGGCGAACGCTTGAAGAAATCCAGTCTTCCATGAACTCTTGA
- the LOC122077029 gene encoding sugar transporter ERD6-like 7 — protein MAIDQDMETGENRLKEDIRETLIQHGVNGTCKKTKESLWVVYFSTFVAVCGSFEFGSCVGFSSPTQSAIREELELSLAEYSLFGSILTFGAMIGAITSGAIADSIGRKGAMRVSAIFCIAGWLAIYFAKGALPLDIGRLSMGYGMGVFSYVVPVFIAEIAPKNLRGGLTTVNQLMICCGVSLAFVIGTVLTWRTLALTGLVPCFILLLGLFFIPESPRWLEKMGRHEQFEAALQQLRGKDADISQEAEEIKEYIETLEKLPKAKMLDLFQRRYWRSVMIGVGLMVIQQFGGINGICFYVSQTFESAGFPANVGTITYACLQVVVTALGAVLMDKAGRRPLLLVSGSGLVFGCILAGTSFYLKANELASTVSPLLAVTGILVYIGSFSIGMGATPWVIMSEIFPINVKGVAGSLATLVNWFGAWAVSFTFNFLMSWSTYGTFILYTVINVLGILFIAMFVPETKGRTLEQIQAAINNS, from the exons ATGGCCATTGATCAGGACATGGAAACTGGTGAGAACAGATTGAAAGAAGATATAAGGGAGACTCTTATACAGCATGGAGTAAATGGAACCTGCAAAAAAACCAAGGAAAGTTTGTGGGTGGTTTACTTCAGCACTTTTGTAGCTGTTTGCGGCTCTTTTGAATTTGGATCCTGT GTTGGTTTTTCATCGCCAACTCAATCTGCTATCAGGGAAGAACTGGAACTATCACTAGCAGAG TATTCATTGTTTGGATCTATCTTGACATTTGGTGCAATGATTGGTGCAATCACAAGTGGGGCAATTGCTGATTCCATTGGTCGGAAAGGG GCAATGAGAGTGTCAGCCATTTTTTGCATTGCAGGCTGGCTTGCCATCTACTTTGCCAAG GGAGCCTTGCCACTTGATATTGGAAGATTGTCCATGGGATATGGAATGGGAGTCTTTTCCTATGTG GTACCAGTCTTCATAGCTGAAATAGCACCTAAAAATCTTCGGGGAGGCTTGACAACAGTCAATCAG CTTATGATCTGCTGTGGAGTGTCTCTTGCCTTCGTTATAGGGACAGTTCTAACATGGCGAACCTTGGCTCTAACTG GACTTGTCCCATGTTTTATTCTGCTTTTGGGCCTTTTCTTCATTCCAGAGTCTCCAAGATGGCTA GAAAAAATGGGACGCCATGAACAATTTGAAGCTGCTCTGCAGCAACTTCGTGGCAAGGATGCCGACATTTCTCAGGAAGCAGAGGAAATCAAA GAATATATAGAAACTCTTGAAAAGCTCCCCAAAGCCAAAATGCTGGACTTGTTCCAAAGAAGATACTGGCGTTCGGTCATG ATTGGAGTCGGACTAATGGTCATTCAACAATTTGGAGGAATCAATGGAATTTGCTTTTACGTGAGCCAAACATTTGAATCTGCAG GATTTCCTGCCAATGTTGGAACTATAACTTATGCTTGTCTTCAG GTTGTAGTAACTGCATTGGGTGCAGTCTTAATGGATAAGGCTGGAAGAAGACCCCTTCTATTG GTTTCTGGTTCAGGTTTGGTCTTTGGCTGTATACTGGCTGGGACTTCCTTCTATCTAAAG GCCAATGAATTGGCTTCCACAGTATCTCCTCTACTTGCTGTGACAGGAATACTG GTGTATATAGGATCTTTCTCTATTGGAATGGGAGCAACCCCTTGGGTTATAATGTCAGAG ATATTTCCGATAAATGTTAAAGGAGTGGCTGGAAGCTTAGCAACACTGGTGAACTGGTTTGGAGCATGGGCAGTTTCTTTTACTTTTAACTTTCTTATGAGTTGGAGCACTTATG GTACCTTCATCCTCTACACGGTGATTAATGTTCTAGGTATCCTGTTTATAGCCATGTTCGTACCTGAAACAAAGGGGCGAACCTTGGAACAAATTCAAGCTGCCATTAACAATTCTTAG